The Culex pipiens pallens isolate TS chromosome 2, TS_CPP_V2, whole genome shotgun sequence DNA window TCCAGTAAATCGAGCAATTCACGTTGTCGATCACGTCAAGATTCACCTTCATCAGAACGCGAGAAGCAGTTCCTTGATAACTCATTGTACCCCATCCGGTCGCTTCAAGAGACTCCCCAGTGAAGGTGCTTTCTCGGAACTTCCATGGTAAACAAACAGAACCAACGTCTGGGTTAAACTCAATTCGGGATTCAGTTCGAACCAAACCGATATCGTTAGGTCCCGGTTCCTGAGTGTACCCTGGATGAACTATACTTGTTATTATTCGGTAAAGTTTGGAGTGTGGATTTTTGTCATTGGCTATGTAGTGTCTACCAACTGCAAGCATCAAAATATCATTCGTGATTAAGCAATGAGCTGCCGTTAAAGCGTAATATTCTGAAACTGGACgtcaacatttaaaacaaaaattctagTATAAACGGAAAACACGGAATTACTTATGGTAGCACCACAAAAATGATATTTCTGAACGAATAATCCTGCCATCATTGGAAATTCATTAGGAACTGCTTCAACCCCGTTGACAATCCTTCCCTGTAataaaagaatattttaaatttgtccGATACAATCTGATTATTTACAATACCATATTTTCGTTCTTTCCTCTACACCTACAGTTTGGCTGAACAAGGGACAACGTACAGATGAATTGTCCATTCTGGGATTCGGAAGAAGATCGCATGCGCAAGAACAAACTGTTGGCCTCAGATTCTTTCCGAACCTTTCCATCAGCACATCCTACGTGTGTGGCATTGGCCAGGTCCTCTCTTCCACTCGGGGAAATGATGACCTCATCAAAGTTGCAAGCACGGGGCTGGTTAGACACAAGTTATCAATATGTGTTTAAAATGCCACAAAAAAATCCGAATTACCTGAGACAACTCGCACGAAACCTGAATTCTGGTCCCGAACGGGGCTTTAATTCTGTACGAGCAATCAATATCTGGTGCATTAACCAACGATATCCGTGGCGACTGAGAACctaacttatatttaatatcCAACGAGTAGAAGCAATCATCCTGGCCCGCCACCGCACACACTACAACTAGAACTAAAATGGCAACTTTTACCAACCACATTGTGGCACCAAACTGGAGCTTCCCGTAGTCACCCGGTTGCTTAAATAGTGTTTGATGACCCTACAGACCTTTCCTCAGTATAGACAAAGAAGTGGTGCATACATTTTATTCGACCAAATTTGGTAATCAAAAACCTGACCTGTCTCACCCCAAAAGGATTAGCTCGCTCCgtatcaatttcaaaatttccaatgaccggcacatgctgattaatTTCGGTGCAGAAATtccttaaattaaattaaatagagtgatgatcaatatTTTTCTAGAATGATCAACGGCTTAACATTAAGTgtatttttcattattaaaaCCACAGCTTTCAAGCGTAACATAACGACGTATCGCGGGTCTGCGATGCAATCCAGTCGAGGTATTCGGTGACCCTTGTATTAACGGCTGGAGTCTTCGTAGCGCACCCGTCGCCGTAACTAACAATCCCAACCAAGTACAACCGTTCACTTTCCGGTTCCGTATAGAAAAGTGGCCCACCGGAATCGCCCTGGCACGTGTCCTTATTCGGCGTGTAGGTACACAACTGACCAGAAGTAATTTGGGATTTCCTCCAGTAAGTCGAGCAGTTCGCGTTGTCGATCACGTCAAGATTCACCTTCTGCAGGACGCGAGAAGCAGTTCCTCTACCCCATCCACTCGCTTCAACGGATTTGTTAGTAAAAGTGCTCTCTCGGAACTTCCACGGTAGACAAACAGGACCGACAATTTGGTTAAACTGGATTGGGTGCGCTGTTCGCACCAAACCAACATCATTAGTAAACGGTGGCTCAGTGTAGAATGGATGGGGTACAAGCATGTTCAAACGGTAAACACTAGTGTACGGATTACTTGCATCGTCTAGGTCGTGTCCACCAACGTAAAGCATTACATTATCATACACGTCGTATATGCAATGAGCTGCCGTCACAGCGTAATATTCTGAAACTGAACGCTAAAATTAAAGACCTGCTACTaatcaaaaatattagttttactTATGGTAGCTCCACAAAAGGGTTTACTGCTTCTTAATTTGAACAAGGCAGCCATCATTGGAAATTCATTTCTAGCAGCCTCAATTCCGTTGACAATCCTTTCCTGTAAATGTACAACATTCTTTACTTGTCCGATTCAATCCGATTTTCCACAATACCGAATTTTCGTTCTTTCCTCTACAAATGCAAATTGGTTGAATAAGGGACAACGTACAGATGAAATTTCCATTGCGTTCTTCGGAAGGAgatcgcatgtgcaaaaataatATCTCGCCCTCAGATTCTTTCAGAATCTTTCCTTCGTTACAGTTCACAAAAGTGGTATTGACCAGGTCCTCTCCTCCGCTCGTTGAGATGTAGACTCCATCGTCATCGTTGCAAGTGTGAGGCTGGTAGGAAAAGTGTCGCTAGATTCACTAAAAGTTAAGAAGATTTTGTTCAACATACCCTTCTTTTTTGAGAGAACTCGCAGGAAACCCGGATCCTGTGTCCAAACGGGGCTTTGATTCTGTACGAGCACTCGGTATTTGGTAGATTAACCAACGATATCTGCGGCGATCGACGTTTATGACCTGAGTCATGTTTAATGTCCAACGAATAGATACATTTGTCCTCACCTACCACTGCACACGCGAGAACAAGaactaaaatggcaaattttacCAACCACATTGTGGCACCAATTGAAGCTTTCCGTTCGATAGTCGGTCGCTTAAATAAGGTTTGTGACGACCCTGACCCTTGCCCAAGTAACACAAAAAGGGATGCATAAATTTTATGTGAAGCAATTTGGTAATCTAAAACCTGACCTGCCTCACCCTTAAAATGTTAAGCCTCATCAGTATCACAGTAAAAAATCTGTGTTaaatgcacatcacctttgagAAAATAGCATATAGAATGTACGCAAGAATAAAACATGGGTtcgcacaccccaaaaataacatcaatccagattaccaagttcGCGCCCAAAAccaggggggcgacatctatatctcactacaggcagcttGCCCGCAGCCAACACcagctgtcaacttcggcaccagaacaaaagggagcTGTCGATTACGGcgccagcacaaaagaacagctgttcgttacggaaccaaaacaaagcaactgcgcactgtaaaaaaaaatacaaaaactgcaggcataaaatggaaataaagtaattattgttttatgtaaaattttaccgcaatgtacgtttaaaagttagtgtatgtttttgaggtgatttttatcaatttatttgcaaaataaagtactaaagttgggattattaagcacacatcgggccgatgacctcatttaaagttgtacttttatcacatgaaacgtttaacttatctaatgtgtaatttgacttttactacagtaattcttataacataaattgaattattgataaaaaaatatttttgttttcactgtgcgtagtttgcgcgcgttattaatctcaatcacccaagatggcggcctttagcatccccctggCCCAAACCCGTTGGCTCAACGTCAAAAAAgcagtaggtttcccgtacgtcgtataTTAACTGTGAACGATGTAACTTATAGCTACAcaacaaaaaatccgatggtaaaatgcatgtacaatttttgaaaactcaaaaaaataaaattgcattcccgggatttcccgaaaaaaatatttcccgtttccacgggaaatttattaatttcccgggaattcccgaaattaagcggaagtatacatttttcttatatttttggaaccattttttgaaaatgctctgaaaaaataataaatgaacaaactcaacataattttgttcaattatatttattgtttggtttatatataattaatcagattatcagaaattatgatatcaggatttatttctgataatattaatttctgaagcaactgggaatagatcttgcttgatgagtattaaattattacaattaggtaagctttttacagattgatgttatttcatcaaaacaatatttactcattacctccaaattaaaattgagatttttttacgtttttgttcaccatgatcaaatgagatgataATCGAATTCGTGCAAGaacaattaattcaattggttgaatacctagtattagagtaattctcgctgaaagtggaccactatttacacaaggtgctcaaaaatcaaaagcaatgtacttttccaatagcccccaccaagttatgaacgaaaccatgtttggttggttaaatttgtcctcaccgcggcgccacgaagctaaaacattttttttaattggtaattttttgacttaggcgcgcctacaaaattgctaataactttgcaaaacttcaacgaacccttgatgttgaggggtgttttggaaaggaaatgagcagagctttcgaatgcacttgtcagaaaaataccgttccatacatttttaagccacaaaa harbors:
- the LOC120432007 gene encoding venom serine protease-like is translated as MWLVKVAILVLVVVCAVAGQDDCFYSLDIKYKLGSQSPRISLVNAPDIDCSYRIKAPFGTRIQVSCELSQPRACNFDEVIISPSGREDLANATHVGCADGKVRKESEANSLFLRMRSSSESQNGQFICTLSLVQPNCRCRGKNENMGRIVNGVEAVPNEFPMMAGLFVQKYHFCGATIISEYYALTAAHCLITNDILMLAVGRHYIANDKNPHSKLYRIITSIVHPGYTQEPGPNDIGLVRTESRIEFNPDVGSVCLPWKFRESTFTGESLEATGWGTMSYQGTASRVLMKVNLDVIDNVNCSIYWRKPQITSGQICTYTPKKDTCQGDSGGPIFYTEPESERLYLVGIVSYGYGCATHKPAVYTRVSAYLDWIKTQTSDTSYCVM
- the LOC120432006 gene encoding venom serine protease-like, whose translation is MWLVKFAILVLVLACAVVGEDKCIYSLDIKHDSGHKRRSPQISLVNLPNTECSYRIKAPFGHRIRVSCEFSQKRRPHTCNDDDGVYISTSGGEDLVNTTFVNCNEGKILKESEGEILFLHMRSPSEERNGNFICTLSLIQPICICRGKNENSERIVNGIEAARNEFPMMAALFKLRSSKPFCGATIISEYYAVTAAHCIYDVYDNVMLYVGGHDLDDASNPYTSVYRLNMLVPHPFYTEPPFTNDVGLVRTAHPIQFNQIVGPVCLPWKFRESTFTNKSVEASGWGRGTASRVLQKVNLDVIDNANCSTYWRKSQITSGQLCTYTPNKDTCQGDSGGPLFYTEPESERLYLVGIVSYGDGCATKTPAVNTRVTEYLDWIASQTRDTSLCYA